TCATGGTGAAAAAAGGTGATCTCATAAAAAAAGGACAACTGATCTTTACCCTGTACAGTCCGGAAATAGAGGCAAAACTGACCCAGGCAAAAGCCGGAAAAGAGGCCGCTGACGCCCTGGCGGAAAAAGCGGAAAAAGGTGCCCGGACCCAGGAAATCGCAGCTGCCCGGGACAAGTGGCAACAGGCAAAAGCCGCCCGAAAACTCCTGGAAAAAACCTACAGACGCATAGAAAACCTCTACAGGGGTGGCGTTGTCGCCGAGCAGAAAAGAGATGAAATTGACATGAAACTGCAGGCTGCACGCTATACCGAAAACGCGGCCCGCCAGCTCTATGAAATGGCAAAGGAAGGTGCAAGAGAAGAAACCAGAAAGGCGGCAGCCGGCAAGGCCCGCATGGCTGCGGGAGCAGTGGCGGAAGTTGAGGCCTATGTAGCTGACACCCGGATCAGGAGTCATCATGACGGTGAGGTTGCCCAGATCCTTCTCAGGAGTGGAGAACTGGCTCCCAGGGGATTTCCGGTAGTAACACTTCTTGACATGGCGGACAGCTGGGCTGTTTTCCATATCCGGGAAGACATCCTCTATAAATTCAGCAAGGGTACAGCATTCAAAGCAAAAATTCCCGCCCTGGGAACAAACAGGATATACACCTTCAAAGTGACCCATGTTGCCGTAATGGGCGATTTCGCCACCTGGCGAGCAACCAATACCAGCAAGGGCTTTGATATGCGGACTTTTGAAGTTGAAGCCCGTCCCGTTGAACCGATAAACAACCTGCGGGTCGGCATGAGTGTACTCATCAGTGATCTGGTACAATGAAAATTTTCCAACCTGAAAAAATTTCCGAATGGCGGCTGCTCCTCACTGATCCCTGGCTCTGCTCCCTGGTGACTTGGCTGTTTCCGACAATTTCTCTGGTAGTCTATGCGATCTTTTCCCATGGCCTGGCAAGGGATCTGCCCATGGGTATCGTTGATCTGGATCACAGTCGTCTCTCCCGTACCATGGCCCGGTATTATGACGCCAGCCCGACCCTGGCCGTAAGGCACGTCTATACCTCGCCCGCAAAAGGTATTGCCGCCATGCGAAGCGGAGAAATCTACGGTCTGATTATCATGCCCCCGAATATGGAGAAGAATACAATTCGAGGCAACGCTCCCCAGGTTGACGGATACTATAACAGCCAATTTCTGCTAATCGGCAAACTGGTGAAAAGTGCGATGCTCCAGGCACACGCAACTGCAGTGGCCGGGGTAGAGGTCATGAAAAATCTCAGTTCAAACATGGTGGTTATGGGTCAGGCAATGGCGGCAGCCGTTCCGGTTTCCAGCCAGATGACACCACTTTTCAACAGCAACAACAACTATGCCCAGTTTCTTCTTTCTGCCATTATCCCGGCAATCTGGCAGATTTTTATTGTGGTGACCAGTGTTCTTACCATCGCAAAGGAATTGCGCAGAGAGGGACTTGCCAACTGGCTTGCC
The DNA window shown above is from Desulfomarina profundi and carries:
- a CDS encoding HlyD family secretion protein, whose product is MRVIKIFFLTLIAAATAGWLCYSFWIAYQPPPVIIQGQIEAQQYSISSKVPGRIDKVMVKKGDLIKKGQLIFTLYSPEIEAKLTQAKAGKEAADALAEKAEKGARTQEIAAARDKWQQAKAARKLLEKTYRRIENLYRGGVVAEQKRDEIDMKLQAARYTENAARQLYEMAKEGAREETRKAAAGKARMAAGAVAEVEAYVADTRIRSHHDGEVAQILLRSGELAPRGFPVVTLLDMADSWAVFHIREDILYKFSKGTAFKAKIPALGTNRIYTFKVTHVAVMGDFATWRATNTSKGFDMRTFEVEARPVEPINNLRVGMSVLISDLVQ
- a CDS encoding ABC transporter permease encodes the protein MKIFQPEKISEWRLLLTDPWLCSLVTWLFPTISLVVYAIFSHGLARDLPMGIVDLDHSRLSRTMARYYDASPTLAVRHVYTSPAKGIAAMRSGEIYGLIIMPPNMEKNTIRGNAPQVDGYYNSQFLLIGKLVKSAMLQAHATAVAGVEVMKNLSSNMVVMGQAMAAAVPVSSQMTPLFNSNNNYAQFLLSAIIPAIWQIFIVVTSVLTIAKELRREGLANWLAPNPLATLFKKLAPAHCSSGCTGCSFF